The following are encoded together in the Acidovorax sp. KKS102 genome:
- the glmS gene encoding glutamine--fructose-6-phosphate transaminase (isomerizing), producing the protein MCGIVGAVSTRNIVPILVRGLQRLEYRGYDSCGVAVHASSLDATRPAGLQRARSTARVAELLEQVSTEHIDGATGIAHTRWATHGAPAVHNAHPHFSHGTGADAHAHAAGRVALVHNGIIENHEELRARLQARGYVFASQTDTEVIAHLVDSHYSGDLFDAVRATVAELHGAYAIAVMHKDEPHRVVGARAGSPLILGVGKDATGASSSREHFLASDAMALAGVTDQIVYLEEGDLVDLQLGRYWIVGKDGNALTTGQRPVRTVQAHSGAAELGPYRHYMQKEIFEQPRAIADTLEGLAGIVPELFDGAGQHGEPGAAAWRVFKEIDNVLILACGTSYYSGCTAKYWLEEIAGIPTQVEVASEYRYRTSVPNPRTLVVTISQSGETADTLAALRHAQSLGMHHTLTICNVATSAMVRECKLAYITRAGVEIGVASTKAFTTQLAGLFLLTLALAQSKGRLSEEQEAAHLKAMRHLPVALQAVLALEPQLISWAEDFARMENALFLGRGLHYPIALEGALKLKEISYIHAEAYPAGELKHGPLALVTSAMPVVTVAPNDALLEKLKSNMQEVRARAGVLYVLADGDTHIESSEGIHVIRMPEHYGALSPLLHVVPLQLLAYHTACARGTDVDKPRNLAKSVTVE; encoded by the coding sequence ATGTGCGGCATCGTCGGCGCAGTCTCCACGCGCAACATCGTTCCCATCCTCGTGCGGGGCCTGCAGCGGCTTGAATACCGGGGCTATGACTCCTGCGGCGTGGCCGTGCATGCGTCCAGTCTCGACGCCACGCGCCCTGCCGGCCTGCAGCGCGCCCGCAGCACCGCCCGCGTGGCCGAGCTGCTGGAGCAGGTGAGCACCGAGCACATCGACGGCGCCACCGGCATCGCCCACACCCGCTGGGCCACCCACGGCGCGCCCGCCGTGCACAACGCCCACCCGCATTTCAGCCACGGCACGGGCGCGGACGCCCATGCGCACGCCGCAGGCCGGGTGGCGCTGGTACACAACGGCATCATCGAGAACCACGAAGAACTGCGCGCCCGCCTGCAGGCTCGTGGCTACGTGTTTGCAAGCCAGACCGACACCGAGGTCATTGCCCACCTGGTGGACAGCCATTACAGCGGCGACCTGTTCGACGCCGTGCGGGCCACCGTGGCCGAACTGCATGGTGCCTATGCCATCGCGGTCATGCACAAGGACGAACCCCACCGCGTGGTGGGGGCACGTGCGGGGTCTCCGTTGATCCTGGGCGTGGGCAAGGACGCCACCGGCGCCTCGTCATCGCGCGAGCACTTTCTGGCCAGCGACGCCATGGCCCTGGCGGGGGTCACCGACCAGATCGTCTATCTGGAAGAGGGCGACCTGGTGGACCTGCAACTGGGCCGCTACTGGATCGTGGGCAAGGACGGCAATGCGCTAACCACCGGGCAGCGCCCCGTGCGCACCGTGCAGGCCCACAGCGGCGCTGCCGAGCTGGGGCCGTATCGCCACTACATGCAAAAGGAAATCTTCGAGCAGCCCCGCGCGATTGCCGACACGCTGGAAGGCCTGGCCGGCATCGTGCCCGAGCTGTTTGATGGTGCGGGCCAGCATGGTGAGCCCGGCGCTGCTGCTTGGCGCGTGTTCAAGGAAATCGACAACGTCTTGATCCTGGCCTGCGGCACCAGCTACTACAGTGGCTGCACCGCCAAATACTGGCTCGAAGAAATCGCCGGCATCCCCACCCAGGTCGAAGTGGCCAGCGAATACCGCTACCGCACCAGCGTGCCCAACCCGCGCACACTGGTCGTCACCATCAGCCAAAGCGGCGAAACCGCCGACACCCTGGCGGCACTGCGCCATGCGCAGTCGTTGGGCATGCACCACACACTCACCATCTGCAACGTCGCCACCAGCGCCATGGTGCGCGAATGCAAGTTGGCCTACATCACCCGCGCTGGGGTCGAGATTGGCGTGGCCAGCACCAAGGCCTTCACCACGCAGCTGGCAGGCCTGTTCTTGTTGACGCTGGCCCTGGCGCAGAGCAAGGGCCGCCTGAGTGAAGAGCAGGAGGCCGCCCACCTCAAGGCCATGCGCCACCTGCCCGTGGCCCTGCAGGCCGTGCTGGCGCTCGAACCCCAGCTCATCAGCTGGGCCGAAGACTTTGCGCGCATGGAAAACGCGCTCTTCCTGGGCCGGGGCCTGCACTACCCCATTGCGCTGGAAGGCGCGCTCAAGCTCAAGGAAATCAGCTACATCCATGCCGAGGCCTACCCAGCCGGCGAACTCAAGCACGGCCCCCTGGCCCTGGTGACCAGCGCCATGCCGGTGGTGACGGTGGCGCCTAACGACGCCCTCTTGGAAAAGCTGAAGAGCAACATGCAGGAGGTGCGCGCCCGCGCCGGCGTGCTGTACGTGCTGGCCGACGGCGACACCCACATCGAAAGCAGCGAAGGCATCCACGTGATCCGCATGCCCGAACACTATGGCGCATTGAGCCCGCTGCTGCACGTGGTGCCACTGCAGCTGCTGGCATACCACACGGCCTGTGCGCGGGGGACGGATGTGGACAAGCCCCGGAACTTGGCCAAGAGCGTCACGGTGGAGTGA
- a CDS encoding BLUF domain-containing protein, with translation MNLSPALYEVLYVSTIAPDQPLSVVAEIAGRARFVNAELDITGLLIFDGQRFCQQLEGPQKAVLKLIERIRNDPRHINVEVLHHGPLAGRRFQHFSLAFSTVEDVDALARMELLDGDAALAAFEAVRGELVL, from the coding sequence ATGAATCTATCCCCCGCCCTGTATGAGGTGCTCTACGTGAGCACCATCGCCCCCGATCAACCGCTGAGCGTGGTGGCCGAAATTGCGGGGCGCGCGCGCTTTGTGAATGCCGAACTGGACATCACGGGCCTGCTGATCTTTGACGGACAGCGCTTTTGCCAGCAGCTGGAGGGCCCGCAAAAAGCCGTGCTCAAGCTCATCGAGCGCATCCGCAACGACCCCCGCCACATCAACGTGGAAGTGCTGCACCACGGCCCCCTGGCGGGGCGGCGATTCCAGCACTTCAGCCTGGCGTTCAGCACCGTCGAAGACGTGGACGCACTGGCCCGCATGGAGCTGCTGGATGGCGACGCGGCGCTCGCCGCGTTCGAGGCCGTGCGGGGCGAGCTGGTGCTCTGA
- a CDS encoding ATP-binding protein, with amino-acid sequence MSAPDASIDHELQQLQGLRAELARSQQQVADMAAAQEEFLRAVSHDLRAPLRHVTSYGTLVREVLGDLPPEVVQGAEVQEALGFLATMDQSARRMGLMIDGLHALVRASRAPLRLQPVPLADAVAQARATLAPAEAGRAVEWRVGTDLPTLWADPTLLQDLLVQLLGNALKFTRSVAHPCITVLADAAPAGQIAFTAQDNGVGFDPARAGSLFGVFQRLHRETEFEGVGTGLALCRAIAQRHGAEVSATAVPGAGCTVRVQWPVNPAVAADES; translated from the coding sequence ATGAGCGCCCCAGACGCCAGCATCGATCACGAGCTGCAGCAATTGCAGGGATTGCGCGCCGAACTGGCCCGCAGCCAGCAGCAGGTGGCCGACATGGCGGCTGCGCAGGAGGAGTTCTTGCGCGCCGTCTCGCACGACCTGCGTGCGCCGCTGCGGCATGTGACGTCATACGGCACGCTGGTGCGCGAGGTACTGGGCGACCTGCCGCCCGAGGTGGTGCAGGGCGCCGAGGTGCAAGAGGCCCTGGGCTTCCTCGCCACCATGGACCAGTCCGCCCGCCGCATGGGGCTCATGATCGACGGCCTGCACGCCCTGGTGCGTGCTAGCCGTGCGCCGCTGCGCCTGCAGCCCGTGCCGCTGGCCGATGCCGTTGCCCAGGCGCGCGCCACGCTGGCCCCGGCCGAGGCCGGACGCGCGGTGGAATGGCGGGTGGGCACCGATTTGCCCACGCTGTGGGCCGACCCGACGCTGCTGCAGGATCTGCTGGTGCAACTGCTGGGCAACGCCCTCAAGTTCACGCGCTCCGTGGCGCACCCGTGCATCACGGTGTTGGCGGACGCGGCACCCGCAGGCCAGATCGCCTTCACCGCGCAGGACAACGGCGTGGGCTTTGACCCGGCGCGCGCGGGCAGCTTGTTCGGCGTGTTCCAGCGCCTGCACCGCGAGACGGAGTTCGAGGGGGTGGGCACGGGGCTCGCGCTGTGCCGCGCCATTGCACAGCGCCACGGCGCAGAGGTCAGCGCGACGGCGGTGCCGGGCGCGGGTTGCACGGTGCGGGTGCAGTGGCCGGTGAATCCTGCAGTTGCCGCCGACGAGTCCTGA
- the glmU gene encoding bifunctional UDP-N-acetylglucosamine diphosphorylase/glucosamine-1-phosphate N-acetyltransferase GlmU, translated as MTPIDILIMAAGKGTRMKSRIPKVLQRLAGRPLLHHVLDQAAHLQARSAIVITGHGATEVEAATASATSATSTFDLKFVRQEPQLGTGHAVQQAVPHLRDDGTAVVLSGDVPLTQADTLRALVAVSEGDKLALLTVTLPDPTGYGRIVRNADGAVQGIVEHKDATEDQRAITEVYSGIMAVPARRLTPWLARLTNNNAQGEYYLTDIVAMAVADGVPVVAHRITDALQVAGVNSPLQLAELERAHQLRQARALMEQGVRLADPARFDLRDDTRTGVRGELVCGQDVEIDVNCVFTGRVELGEGVSIGANCCIANARIAAGAVIHPYTHIDGEKAGATVGEGALIGPFARLRPGAQLGREVHIGNFVEVKNSTLADGAKANHLAYLGDATVGERVNYGAGSITANYDGANKHRTVIEADVHVGSNCVLVAPVTIGAGGTVGGGSTITKSTAPGALSVARGKQISIANWARPTKQPKP; from the coding sequence ATGACCCCAATCGACATCCTCATCATGGCGGCCGGCAAAGGCACGCGCATGAAAAGCCGCATCCCCAAAGTGCTGCAGCGCCTGGCCGGGCGCCCGCTGCTGCACCATGTGCTGGACCAGGCTGCACACCTGCAGGCCCGCAGCGCCATCGTCATCACCGGCCATGGTGCTACAGAAGTAGAAGCAGCTACCGCAAGCGCGACTAGCGCTACCAGCACTTTTGACTTGAAATTCGTGCGGCAGGAGCCACAACTGGGCACCGGCCATGCCGTGCAGCAAGCCGTGCCCCACCTGCGGGACGACGGCACGGCCGTGGTGCTGTCGGGGGATGTGCCGCTGACGCAGGCCGACACCCTGCGCGCGCTGGTGGCGGTCAGCGAAGGCGACAAGCTGGCCCTGCTGACGGTGACCCTGCCCGACCCCACGGGCTACGGCCGCATCGTGCGCAACGCCGACGGCGCCGTGCAAGGCATCGTCGAGCACAAGGACGCCACCGAAGACCAGCGCGCTATCACCGAGGTCTACAGCGGCATCATGGCCGTGCCCGCGCGGCGGCTCACGCCCTGGCTGGCGCGGCTGACCAATAACAACGCCCAGGGCGAGTACTACCTCACCGACATCGTCGCCATGGCCGTGGCCGACGGCGTGCCCGTGGTGGCCCACCGCATCACCGACGCGCTGCAGGTGGCGGGCGTCAACAGCCCGCTGCAACTGGCCGAGTTGGAGCGTGCCCACCAACTGCGTCAGGCCCGCGCGCTGATGGAGCAAGGTGTGCGCCTGGCCGACCCGGCCCGCTTTGACCTGCGCGACGACACCCGCACCGGCGTGCGCGGCGAACTGGTCTGCGGCCAGGACGTGGAGATTGACGTGAATTGCGTCTTCACCGGCCGCGTGGAGCTGGGCGAGGGTGTGAGCATTGGCGCCAACTGCTGCATCGCCAACGCGCGCATCGCAGCGGGCGCAGTGATCCACCCCTATACCCACATCGACGGCGAAAAGGCTGGTGCCACGGTGGGCGAGGGCGCGCTGATTGGCCCCTTTGCCCGCCTGCGCCCTGGCGCCCAACTGGGCCGCGAAGTGCACATCGGCAACTTTGTGGAAGTGAAGAACAGCACGCTGGCCGACGGCGCCAAGGCCAACCACCTGGCCTACCTGGGCGATGCCACGGTGGGCGAACGCGTGAACTACGGCGCGGGCAGCATCACCGCCAACTACGACGGCGCGAACAAGCACCGCACGGTGATCGAGGCCGACGTGCATGTGGGCAGCAACTGCGTGCTGGTGGCGCCCGTGACCATTGGCGCTGGCGGTACGGTAGGCGGCGGCAGCACCATCACCAAGAGCACGGCGCCCGGCGCGCTGAGCGTGGCGCGGGGCAAGCAAATCAGCATTGCGAATTGGGCTCGCCCCACCAAACAACCCAAGCCATGA
- a CDS encoding GGDEF domain-containing protein translates to MTSPHSTPDDALIAFLQGVSVQSQCRLALALWQRAPDEVVPLCSVPNIALSHTPVWRWRLPVSPKTGTHAVQRLSRKELPSLVTAGLPFSPGLALYVDCSAFGRMAGGGFVLIWDEATALSDGFADADLVGGEATVQWLRPVYAQLVDARQWEEQNAESAAQFHHVFDSVPQGIVVLSARHPQAQINAAAAALLGLSAGWVPAEVLAQAMRATRERCDNAAELEQAYAPLQSDLDAELVARWFLDDCVWRVDTHPILQSGHKGRVWLFHDITPQVRLERVLRMEANHDPLTGLFNRRAFFDRAQVAFQLPSPGPSDGHRLALVMLDIDHFKAVNDLYGHPAGDMVLKEVARRAKSVLRDGDVLARYGGEELIVLLNVISSDTARAAAERLRTVMDTEPVQVGDQAITVSVSVGLALRSSGSETLLQTIERADANLYRAKRQGRNRVVDDAD, encoded by the coding sequence ATGACCTCCCCCCATTCGACGCCAGACGATGCCCTGATCGCCTTCCTGCAGGGAGTCAGTGTGCAGTCCCAGTGTCGACTGGCTCTAGCATTGTGGCAGCGAGCGCCCGATGAGGTTGTCCCCCTGTGCAGCGTGCCAAACATCGCGCTGAGTCATACACCCGTCTGGCGCTGGCGGTTGCCGGTATCTCCAAAAACTGGCACACATGCTGTTCAGCGTCTGTCCCGCAAGGAGTTGCCCAGCTTGGTCACTGCGGGCTTGCCGTTCAGTCCGGGTCTTGCGTTATACGTCGATTGCAGTGCGTTTGGCCGGATGGCGGGGGGCGGATTCGTGCTGATATGGGATGAGGCCACGGCATTGTCTGATGGTTTTGCGGATGCAGACCTTGTTGGAGGAGAGGCCACTGTGCAGTGGTTGCGGCCTGTATATGCCCAATTGGTAGATGCGCGGCAATGGGAGGAGCAAAACGCGGAATCGGCGGCGCAGTTTCATCATGTGTTCGACAGTGTCCCGCAGGGAATCGTGGTGTTGTCCGCGCGACATCCGCAAGCGCAGATCAACGCAGCTGCAGCGGCCCTGCTGGGTCTGTCTGCGGGATGGGTGCCGGCCGAGGTTCTGGCCCAAGCCATGCGGGCCACCCGTGAGCGTTGCGACAATGCGGCCGAATTGGAGCAGGCCTATGCTCCTTTGCAGAGCGATTTGGACGCAGAGCTGGTCGCCCGCTGGTTTTTGGATGATTGTGTGTGGCGTGTGGACACGCATCCCATCCTCCAGAGCGGACACAAGGGGCGGGTTTGGTTGTTTCATGACATCACGCCACAAGTTCGACTGGAGCGTGTTCTGCGCATGGAAGCCAACCACGATCCGTTGACCGGACTTTTCAACCGCCGTGCCTTTTTCGACCGTGCCCAAGTGGCCTTCCAGCTACCATCTCCAGGCCCCAGCGACGGGCACCGCCTTGCGCTCGTGATGCTGGACATTGACCACTTCAAAGCGGTCAACGACCTGTATGGACATCCTGCGGGAGATATGGTGCTCAAAGAGGTGGCCCGCCGTGCGAAGTCCGTCTTGCGTGACGGTGATGTCTTGGCCCGTTACGGGGGAGAGGAGCTCATCGTCCTCCTGAACGTCATCAGTAGCGACACAGCCCGCGCTGCCGCCGAGCGCTTGCGAACGGTGATGGATACGGAGCCAGTGCAGGTGGGGGACCAGGCGATCACGGTCAGCGTCAGTGTGGGTCTCGCGCTCCGAAGCAGTGGGTCCGAGACGCTATTGCAGACCATTGAACGGGCCGATGCGAATCTCTACCGGGCAAAGCGACAGGGTCGAAACCGTGTGGTGGATGATGCTGATTGA
- a CDS encoding alpha/beta fold hydrolase — MRVTQRLKATWSGVGSHVVVLSHGFGLDQTSWSDLRPTLDARFHVLSYNLAGCGDDGASSYHRDMHNSLFGYADDLLALLDDAQVQKVSYVGHSVSGMIGMIAAVARPDCFQRLILLQPSPRYLNDPDAGYVGGFEQGDLDALYEAMAMSYQTWAAGFVPMVMGVDDQHVLSRFSETLFKIRPDIARHILRMIFQSDHRVIVPRVPVPTHFIHSRKDVAVPLDVARWLHAHLPGSTSETLELEGHMPHLTQPVVVLDALMRQLSRE, encoded by the coding sequence ATGCGTGTCACCCAACGTCTTAAAGCCACTTGGAGTGGCGTCGGCAGCCATGTGGTTGTTCTGAGCCACGGGTTTGGTCTGGATCAGACATCGTGGTCCGACCTGCGGCCAACCTTGGATGCACGGTTTCATGTGTTGTCCTATAACTTGGCCGGTTGTGGAGACGACGGGGCCAGCAGTTATCACCGCGACATGCATAACTCGCTCTTTGGTTATGCAGATGATTTGCTGGCTCTGCTGGACGATGCGCAGGTGCAAAAGGTCAGCTATGTGGGGCACTCTGTCAGTGGGATGATTGGCATGATTGCAGCAGTGGCCAGGCCGGATTGTTTCCAGCGCCTGATTCTGTTGCAGCCATCGCCGCGCTACCTCAACGATCCAGATGCCGGGTATGTGGGTGGCTTCGAGCAGGGCGATCTGGATGCTTTGTATGAGGCGATGGCCATGAGCTACCAGACATGGGCTGCTGGCTTTGTTCCGATGGTGATGGGGGTGGACGATCAGCACGTGTTGTCGCGGTTCAGCGAGACGCTCTTCAAGATTCGCCCTGACATCGCGCGTCACATTCTGAGAATGATTTTCCAGTCTGACCACCGCGTCATCGTCCCGCGAGTGCCAGTGCCCACTCATTTCATCCATAGCCGCAAGGATGTGGCCGTGCCTTTGGACGTAGCGCGGTGGTTGCATGCGCATTTGCCGGGTAGCACTTCGGAAACGCTGGAGCTGGAAGGCCACATGCCTCACCTCACGCAGCCTGTGGTCGTACTGGACGCCCTGATGCGTCAACTCTCCCGCGAATAG
- a CDS encoding DUF6671 family protein, with product MHPSARPYADRCIALLTQHGKERVIAPALEPGLGCTIEHVSGFDTDLLGTFTRETARAGSQLDAARRKARKGMELSGLDAGLASEGSFGPDPFTGMVPWNVELIAWLDDRMGIEVVGMAQGPARSGHLLSDDWSAVEAFAQREGFPQHRLVLRPESEDDTRMHKGIADWDRLRHCFDACQAQASNRQVFVETDLRAFANPTRMHLIEQAAHDLLQRLQSRCPTCNAPGYWVTERIPGLACSACGRPTASCRAEVWSCPRCEYQSRVNKIARADPRHCARCNP from the coding sequence ATGCACCCCAGTGCACGCCCCTATGCAGACCGCTGCATCGCCTTGCTGACCCAGCATGGCAAGGAGCGGGTCATCGCGCCCGCGCTGGAGCCGGGTCTGGGTTGCACGATTGAACATGTCAGCGGGTTCGATACCGACCTGCTGGGCACCTTCACCCGCGAAACGGCACGTGCGGGCTCGCAACTGGATGCAGCACGGCGCAAAGCCCGCAAGGGCATGGAGCTCTCCGGCCTCGATGCCGGCCTGGCCAGCGAGGGCAGCTTTGGTCCCGATCCGTTCACAGGAATGGTGCCCTGGAACGTGGAGCTGATCGCCTGGCTGGACGACCGCATGGGCATCGAAGTCGTCGGCATGGCACAAGGGCCTGCGCGCAGCGGGCACCTGCTGAGCGATGACTGGAGTGCCGTGGAGGCATTTGCGCAGCGCGAGGGCTTCCCGCAGCACCGGCTGGTGCTGCGCCCGGAGAGCGAGGACGATACCCGCATGCACAAAGGCATCGCGGACTGGGACCGGCTGCGGCACTGCTTCGATGCCTGCCAAGCCCAGGCCAGCAACCGCCAGGTCTTTGTGGAGACGGACCTGAGGGCCTTTGCCAACCCCACCCGCATGCACCTCATCGAGCAAGCTGCGCATGACTTGCTACAGCGACTGCAGTCGCGCTGCCCAACCTGCAACGCCCCAGGTTACTGGGTCACCGAACGCATACCGGGGCTTGCCTGCTCTGCCTGCGGACGGCCTACCGCATCCTGCCGCGCTGAGGTGTGGTCCTGCCCACGCTGCGAGTACCAATCCAGGGTGAACAAGATCGCACGGGCCGATCCGCGCCACTGCGCGCGATGCAATCCCTGA
- a CDS encoding diguanylate cyclase, whose translation MPTPRRQMPRRIYPLRILGMGLGGMVVATVLWERQASPLAWTVLLLATLVWPHVAYLLTRRAADPYAAEVRNLLIDSALVAALVPLMHFNLLPSVMLLTLTMVDKITTGIRGLWVRALWVMLAAGVASTAVMGLHWAPETSMRVMVACLPVMSLHTLSVSAVSYQLIRQSARQNQMLDELRRVDALTGLFGRGHWQEQAEAALRRHHTTDEPACMLMLDIDHFKEINDAYGHTVGDEVIRALAHVVRGNVRAGDCAGRYGGDEFAIVLPGMHARDALAIAQRIREQTEGVRLRSLPELRITSSIGVAPADHRHSSLRAWIDAADAALYVAKNGGRNQVAGCMEPTLVPAV comes from the coding sequence ATGCCGACGCCCCGCCGCCAGATGCCCCGCCGCATCTACCCCTTGCGCATCCTGGGCATGGGGCTGGGCGGCATGGTGGTGGCGACGGTGCTGTGGGAGCGGCAAGCATCCCCCCTGGCCTGGACGGTGCTGCTGCTGGCCACGCTGGTGTGGCCGCACGTGGCCTACCTGCTCACGCGCCGCGCCGCCGACCCGTACGCCGCCGAGGTGCGCAACCTGCTCATCGACTCGGCGCTGGTCGCCGCGCTGGTGCCGCTGATGCATTTCAACCTGCTGCCCAGCGTGATGCTGCTCACCCTGACCATGGTGGACAAGATCACCACCGGCATCCGGGGACTGTGGGTGCGCGCCCTGTGGGTGATGCTGGCGGCCGGTGTGGCCAGCACTGCGGTCATGGGGCTGCACTGGGCGCCCGAGACCTCCATGCGCGTGATGGTGGCCTGCCTGCCGGTGATGTCGCTGCACACGCTGTCGGTCAGCGCCGTGAGTTACCAGCTCATCCGGCAGTCTGCGCGCCAGAACCAGATGCTGGACGAACTGCGCCGTGTGGACGCGCTGACCGGCCTGTTCGGGCGCGGCCACTGGCAAGAGCAGGCAGAGGCCGCGCTGCGCCGCCACCACACCACCGACGAGCCCGCCTGCATGCTGATGCTGGACATCGACCATTTCAAGGAGATCAACGACGCTTACGGCCACACTGTGGGTGATGAGGTCATCCGCGCACTGGCGCATGTGGTGCGAGGCAATGTGCGCGCCGGTGACTGCGCGGGGCGCTACGGCGGAGACGAGTTCGCCATCGTGCTGCCCGGCATGCATGCGCGCGACGCCCTGGCCATTGCCCAGCGCATCCGCGAGCAGACCGAAGGCGTGCGCCTGCGCAGCCTGCCCGAACTGCGCATCACCAGCAGCATCGGCGTGGCCCCGGCCGACCACCGCCACAGCAGCCTGCGCGCGTGGATCGACGCGGCCGATGCGGCGCTGTACGTCGCCAAAAACGGCGGACGCAATCAGGTGGCGGGGTGCATGGAACCGACGCTGGTGCCGGCGGTGTAG
- a CDS encoding Lrp/AsnC family transcriptional regulator produces the protein MESIPLDAIDLQLLNLLQTDAAQSNQALAEQVHVSPPTCLRRVKRLHDAGLIERQVAILQPDRLAALQGHGLACIVEVSLDRQGAEQLDAFEARAVQEAAVQQCWRVSPGPDFVLVVHTRDMPGYLALSQRLLTGDANVRNVKAFFATRRAKFETKVPVALD, from the coding sequence ATGGAATCCATACCACTCGATGCCATTGATTTGCAACTGCTCAACCTGTTGCAGACCGATGCCGCGCAAAGCAACCAGGCCCTGGCCGAACAGGTGCACGTGTCGCCCCCCACCTGCCTGCGCCGCGTCAAGCGCCTGCACGATGCGGGACTGATCGAGCGGCAGGTGGCCATCCTGCAGCCCGACCGGCTGGCTGCCCTGCAAGGCCACGGGCTGGCGTGCATCGTGGAGGTGTCGCTGGACCGCCAGGGGGCCGAGCAACTCGACGCCTTCGAAGCCCGCGCCGTGCAGGAGGCCGCTGTGCAGCAGTGCTGGCGCGTCTCCCCCGGACCCGACTTTGTGCTGGTAGTGCACACACGGGACATGCCGGGCTACCTGGCGCTGTCGCAGCGGCTGCTCACCGGCGACGCCAACGTGCGCAATGTGAAGGCGTTCTTTGCAACCCGCCGGGCCAAATTTGAGACCAAAGTGCCGGTAGCGCTAGACTGA
- a CDS encoding Crp/Fnr family transcriptional regulator yields MNATLPAHVCPPACTNCRLRKTGAFTAVKPEVLDFIQGFRSETMAVEAGGALVRENQTNAKLFTLYSGWAFRYKTLSDGRRQILNFLLPGDLVGLQQEFGDVSAHGIEALTDCSLCVFQNDSLWALFREHPRLGYDITWLSAHEEGHVDDNLLTAGRRNATERVAMLLMHLYRRLDRIGLVEDGSVGFPLNQQHIADALGLSLVHTNKTLRRLAQLGLHELKNGRLRLLNTRALARIAEYYDTPPRLMPLL; encoded by the coding sequence ATGAACGCCACCTTGCCCGCCCATGTCTGTCCTCCGGCCTGCACCAATTGCCGGCTGCGCAAGACCGGTGCATTCACCGCCGTGAAGCCGGAGGTGCTGGACTTCATCCAGGGCTTTCGCAGCGAGACCATGGCGGTGGAAGCCGGCGGTGCGCTGGTGCGCGAGAACCAGACCAACGCCAAGCTGTTCACGCTGTATTCCGGCTGGGCGTTTCGCTACAAGACGCTGAGCGACGGGCGCCGCCAGATCCTCAACTTCTTGCTGCCCGGCGATCTGGTCGGGTTGCAGCAGGAGTTTGGCGATGTATCGGCGCACGGCATCGAGGCGCTGACCGACTGCTCGCTGTGCGTGTTCCAGAACGACAGCCTGTGGGCGCTGTTCCGCGAACACCCCCGCCTGGGCTACGACATCACCTGGCTGTCGGCGCACGAGGAGGGCCATGTGGACGACAACCTGCTCACCGCCGGCCGCCGCAACGCCACCGAGCGCGTGGCCATGCTGCTGATGCACCTGTACCGGCGGCTCGACCGCATCGGGCTGGTGGAAGACGGGTCGGTGGGCTTTCCGCTCAACCAGCAGCACATTGCCGATGCGCTCGGGCTGTCGCTGGTGCACACCAACAAGACGCTGCGGCGCCTGGCCCAGCTGGGCCTGCACGAGCTGAAAAACGGGCGGCTGCGCCTGCTCAACACCCGCGCGCTGGCGCGCATTGCCGAGTACTACGACACGCCACCCCGGCTGATGCCGCTGTTGTAG